The genome window TGAAACAGGTGGCTTGCTGAGCATGAGTCGTACATGTGCTATacctgggggttagctgccATGACAGTGTAGTTGCCGTCGTCATCATTGATGGTGGTCGCTATGTGGAGGGCACAggttccatccccctctctgatCTTCTTAAAGTGATCATTTTTACTCAGGATCTGCTTTCCATCCTTGAACCAATAAACCTTGAACAGACAGATGAGGAACAAGAGTAAAACTGTGTTTAACATTACTGGCTGTCATTTGTAAAATCTATATAAAATATTGCCTACTATTCGCAGTGCTACTCTGTGATGTATTACTCCCTCACCTTAGGTACGGGGATGCCAACGACTTTACATGAGAACGTGACTGGGACACCCTCCATGGCCCTAAAGTTCTTCAGCTTCTTGTCAAATATGGGGGCGATGCACTTCCCTGTGGGGATCTCATCGTGTTGCACCTCGTCGTCTGACTCCTCCACTGGTGTACGCTCCAGACGGAACTCTATCTCACTCATCAGTCTATGCTCAAAGTTGGACACTTTGTACTCCTAGAACGAGGAAGTCCATGCTGTCAACATAATATTCATGGTCACGCTGATATTGTTAGTTGAGATAACTAAGAGATACATGCATGAATGGAAATCACATGAATGATTTCAGATTTGGTTTAAAGGATCCCCAATCAATAATTGCAGATATGTATTTGACAAAAAATATTGTAACACTGTGAAATCTTAAATTCACTGTGTcaaaaaataacatttcaatTGATAATGAGGTCTGAACAAGAATCACCAGGACACCATCACATCGTAAAAATAACTTTTTGGGACTGTTTTCACTGAACTGATCCTAGAACCAAATACTCATATAGTGTTTGTTAGACTGTAGGGAGAGTCATTATCAGTCTAGGAAAACACCTATTAGTGTTAAAGCCACAGCCTGTTGGCTCTGTAATAGCCCAAATGGTCAATGTCGACTGGACATTTTTACAGATTGTCGCTTTAAACCTTCACAATAGCCATGCAGCAGCATTCCTACTATCATTCTTGGAGGGATGGAACAGTTAACAGAGAGGACatttaaaaattaaaatatttgCCAGAATTGGATTCCATAGAACTAAAGACTTACAAACTCAAACCCAATTGTGTGAGCATTGGACAGTTTTTTATAACGCAAGGAAACACCAAACTATTGAAAATTGTTTGGGACATTTACACATTACAGGTTCCTATTTACAGTGAAGACTCCTAATAAGAAGTACTATTGTTCTTAAGCACTTGGGTTGATTTCAATTTAAGTACAGAAATACATGAAGATATTGAGGTGTTTCTAAATGTAGGGGCATTATGAAAAATTAAATGAACAGGGAGTATGATTGGCTTCTAATGTAGTAAACGGGAAATCAGCAGGTGGCCTGGTAAACTGGATATGACTTCAAATGAGATAATCTGCTGAAATGTCTTCGATGTAtataataactaaatgtatGAATTGTTTCTGATACACTAACAATATACTTActctatttatatatatttttttactactacATGCGATTTATTGACAAAAGGTTAAATGTGCGATTAGAATGATTAACCATATATCAACTGAAAGTCGAGTATCCATACTTTAGGACTGCTTGTTAAGCAAAGCAATGCTAGTGAGGGAGAGTAGGTCATTGTACCTCATCATAGTTAAAGACAGTAGCGGGAATGTTTGGTCCAAGGGGTCTGCTTGCTGTTTTCCCCTCATTAGTCGGCTTCTATGAGAGGATAGGGATGAATGATGAACACCAatgtagacacacatacacgcacgcgcAGATGAACACTGTGATGCATACagatcacactcacacatgatcACTTATTAGTGACTAGGTACCACTAATGAGTGATGTGTGATTGAAATGCATGAAGTTACAGGGACACACAGGTGATGAATGATTATGGGAAATGAATGATCTGGAGAGGAGTGATTGCCTACACTCTGCTATTGTTGGGTTTAGGTTAGCTAATCCAGATATTACCTCACGATTTTCTCAGTTTCACTGAGATTTCTGAATCAAACTGAAAATAGTCCTTGTTTAAGAAAACTAAATAATAAAACAGGGTATAAATCATGCTGTTTCTCCTTGATGCCTTTTACAATTCAAACACTTGTTTTGTTCATTCATTGGTCACACTCCAAGCCACATCCGCAATGTATGCAATACCTAGATGCATATTGCAAGATCACAACCATTCTAGAGATACGATGTGCTTGAATAACTGTACTGTTCCAGAGATCTTCACTACCTGTTGTAAAAAACGCGTGGCGTCATCTTTGAACCAAAGCTTTTTCTCTATATCTTGAAAGAGGGACTCTCTGCTGTCTCGAATGTCATCGTCTGACAATAAACGAGTCCTGGGCATCCTCTTCAGTATGCCTTGAGGAGGCCTGTGGACAACAAGTTTGTACATACAATCAACCAATatgacattgtgacattttAGGAAATACTCGGTTGATGATTGGCTAAAGGGTAAGATGACTTACCCTGCTGGAGCGCTTCTGGGCAGGCCCATGGAGTTGGTGGGTTGTGAAGTGTGCAGAGAGGGCAAGACGGAGCTGAGGAAGGCTACGGGGTTCTGAATTGGGCTTGGggtggagctgctggaggtggGGGAAGAGGCCTGGGGGGGCGACTGTGACCGTAGAGCAAATACAGAGTTGAGGAAGGCTGCGGGTACCAGGGTGGGAGAGGACATGAAGCtgagggggctggtggggctggtgggggacTTCAGCACCCTGGTGGGGAAGACCCTGGgcgggggggagaagggagtggAGGTGGGGGACTTGGCTGTGGAGGATAGGAGCTCAGCGGCAAGCTCATTGAGCAGGGGAACAGGGGACTCTGTCGGAGAGGGACTCCTGACTGGAGAGAGGCTCTGGGCAGCGATGAACTCCTTTGGCCTAGCGTAGTTGAAGCTCTGGGATGTGGGGGCCAAGTTCATTAGGGAAGCATGGGTGCTTCTCAGCATGGGATAGGGGGAGGTATCCTGAAGGGACGTGGGGACTTTGTTAAAAGAAGCAGGGATGGAGCTGAGTGATGCTGCGGGGGCTGTGCTCAgatgtggggtggagggggagctaAACTGGGGGGTGGTGGGTAGGGTCCTAGGCAGGGATGAAGGGGCTAGATTCAGATGAGATGCGTGAATTGTGTTCATCTGGGTAACAGCTGCTACactgaaggggtgtgtgtgtgttgtattcaTGTAGTGTGCAGGAGTTGTTGTCAgttgaggggcagggggaggtgaCGTAATGAGAGGAGCTGTTTTcagaaggggaggggatggCAGGGTGCTCTTAGGTGGAGTAGTGGCGGAGTTCAAGTGAGGTGCAAATGTGATGCTTTGCAGTGGTGCAGGCATAGTGCTCACTAGCGGTGCAATGGTGGTGTGTAGTCTGGTCACAGGAATGGAGGTCAGTGAAgatgtgggggctgtggtaaaTACAGGTGCATTAGATGTCTGCATGAATGTGGGAATGGGTGGGGGATATAGGCTTGGTTCAGACTGGGACTTAGGCTGAAATggggactgaggctggaactggggttggggctggaaCTGCGTtgtgggctgaggctggggctggggctggggctgagactgaggctggaactggggctggaattgggcctggaactggggctgtggctggggctggggctggggctgaggctggggctggggctggggctggggctggggctgaggctggaactggggctggggctggggctggggctgaggctggaactggggctggggctgaggttgAGGCTGGAactgaggctgggactggggcaggggctggacaAGGGGCTGAGGTTGGACCAGGGGCTGAGGCCGGGGCTGGGATGGCAAATTGACCTGGATCTGAGACTGGGGTTCTGCTTGGGGCAGAGGCTGAACCTGTGACTTTGattggtgggggtggtggtggtggtgtgccTTTGCTTGCCAGTTTGAGGCCTCCTTCTGGTTTGAGGGTTCACCCTCCTGTTGCTGTTCCATCAGGACCTGAtcgtggaggagctggagttgGACCGGGTCCCTGAGTAATGGTCAAAATAAGGATGGAAAACAAAGGTATCAGATATGTAAATGAACATTGCAGGCTGAACACAACGTTTTACATTCAGTGTGATCTTCACACAGTTGAAAAGCACACAACAATTTCCTGCCCATTTATGGGATACCAGTAGGCAACACTAAAACGCAACATTATTTGATTTGTCTTTCCACAACAGTACCGTACTGATAAACATGCTGCAAATCCAGTTTGAATTACATTACTTACCACTTGCATGCCATGCAAAATGTCCGATAGTAACTGTTGCACCAAACTTTCAAATATTGAAAGTTATGTAGATATTGAAATATCTACACAAAATCGTAACACTGCAATTACATATAATATGTCCCATCTATTCTTTTATGCAGTTGAAAACTCCACATAGCCAAGCCGAGATGTGTTCAGTAGTATTCAAACTATAGCTGCTCCACCAGTGATTCAGAGTATAGCTGCTCTAACAAATTCTCAAGAAGTTTCCTCCCACATTCAGTGTTTACTTTTCTAAAAACAACCGACCAAACCCTACCTACCGTATTTCAAAATAAGAACCACAAGACCAAGACAACCTTTGCTCATACAGACATAAACAGTAGAAGAGCAAATAGTTTGATGTCTGTTCGCTCACTTCATCATTTTATACACTTTGGTCACACTCACAGCTTTGGTTTGGCCAGTACTGGTGGCGGTTCTTTGTTGGCTGATGCCTGATCCATATCttcatttgattggctgttggaTGCGTCActatcctcatcctcctcatcctctggcAGTTTGAAGTGAACACGTAGTCCCACCCTGGAGCCGGACCGAGGCTCTTTGTGGTTTACCAGGACCCCAGACTTCAGGCAGGATGAGGTTGGGGGGTCTGGCAGTGGCACAACAGTGGGGTTAACATTCTGGTGGTTGACTGTCCCCTCCCCTTTAGGTGACCCAACAATGGCTGCCTTAGGTCTAGAATCTTCCTGACCATTTTTAAAGCTTGTGCTTTGGGACTCGGTCGTCAGTGGGCTTGTGAAGGGTTTGTAAAATGAGGCCCCCTCATGAGTCTTTTGGGCGTCTGGACGCACCATCGTGGAGCCTGGCAGGTCTTGGTGGAGGGAGCTGAGGTTAAGGGGATCCAGGCTGGGGAGACTGATGCTGAGAGGGTCCTGCCGCAGCATGCTGGAGCGGTGAGGGTCTAGACGCAGAGTACTGGTGCTCAGAGGGTCCAGGCGTAGGCTACTGGAGTTGAGAGGGTCCAAGCGGATGGTGCTGGAGTGTGGCTTGATGCTCATAGAGCTCTCAGACTGAGGTTTGAGGAGTTCAGATAGTGAAGGCTCTGTGAGTTGACTGGCTTGCACATGATTGCTGTTATTGCCATTGCCTAGGGAAGTGCAGGCAGGTAGATAAATAAACTGCAACAAATACTGAGAAATATTGTCTAACAAATACTATAATTTTCAGTGTATATTAGAGGACATTACCTTTTACCCTCAGTGAAGCAATACTGGACACAGTTCCATACTTGTTGCTTGCAGTGCAAGTAAATGTACCAGAATCTTCAGGGAAAACTTCAGAAATGACCAAAGTGCATATCTCCTCTACAATTAATGCAAATGAGATATACACATTTGACATCATACAATTAGCAGAGAGACATTTTAGATAACATTTGACACTGGCCTTTAAAAAACATAATAACAGTGGAATTTTAACACTCAGAGGAAGTTAAACATTAAACGTCAGAGCCGCTACAGAGCAGTTCTTTCCAATCACAAGATCTTGCCGTTAGCTAAGACCCCGTTTGACAAGCTGCCTTATATGGGCCAAAGTCAGGACAAACAACTCTGGCGTATGTTTAGGGGGGTTAGAAAGGAGACAGACCACACCAGACTCTCTATAAACATCTCAGGAGAGTGAGGGTGTGCACTGTTGTAAAGTGCACTTTCACATGTACTGCAAATGAGCTGTTTTTTCTGAGAGGTGCACAAATCATGTTCAAGAGATGCTGAAATAATTCATGGAATTTTTACCTGACTCTGCCATGGATCTAGGCTCTGAAAATAAGAAAACAGGATATAACTTTTACATTCATGGATATTAATAAgaaattatatttattttttacgtaGCGCAAGtcaaacaaggaaaatattagATATCCACAAGAATGACTAAGTATCAGCAATTTAAGCATTTAGATATGGATTAAGTACTATGTATAATTATTCACATGTATTAACTATGGTTTATTCCCCCACAAATGGAAGGAAAGAAAATATGGAAATAAGGTAGTAGTGTCTCATAGGCACCTAAACACATTGTAAACTTACTCTTCTGTAAGATTCTGAAGTCAGGGGAGTCCTCGAGAGCAATTCCATCTCTGTACCAGCTGACTTTGGGGGAGGGCACCCCCTTTACACGGCCCTCTAGCACCACCAGCTGGCCCTCCAACGACGACAGGTCCTGCAGAGACTGGGGGTACAAAACTTTTGGTTAAACCTCACTTTCAGATCGATTTTATGAATACATTTGATATAATTGTAACTCCTCAGATATGATCTGTTGTATTATATCTCTGTAAACAATCTGGAGATTATTTGGTGGAGGTTTACCTTTGTGAATACAGGAGCAGCCATGATAGGTCTAAGGTCTAATTCTTGAAGGTGAATCTCGTTGGAATTCTGATTCTGGATGCAGGAATAAAACAAAAAGGTTACACTAATACATTATAAcagacattttttaaatgtgtttggtCAAATACTAAGAACTTCATAAAGATCCTGAGCAGAAATTACCTCAGGGGGAGTTGTTTGTGTGGGAGCCACTTGGATGGGCAGTGCAGTGGAGACCACCTGGGTCAGTGGTAGAGTTGTAGTAGTAAGCACAGGTAGCAGTATGGACGTTGCCAAAGCAGCTAAAGGTCTCGGCTTGTCCTGTGCGAGTGTAGATTCTGTATTTACAGATGACAGTGTCGGAACCTCCTGGACAGGTGCTGTCACTTCCAGGGCGTCTGCCCGTGCAAAGCCCTCCTGATCAGGTATTGCAGGTGGTATTTCCAGAACAGGAATCACAGTGGTTGTTGTctgaagaggtagagaggatgTGGTCATGAGACCAGATGGCTTTGAGGAGACTTCA of Hypomesus transpacificus isolate Combined female chromosome 11, fHypTra1, whole genome shotgun sequence contains these proteins:
- the mypn gene encoding myopalladin, with the protein product MTENNVDQPTSVSQLLRENYLAEARAHQRHSEMSRSDSSSSRRLVYGPLKCKAEDSVGHEDPQLPDLSAFLSQDELDKSVNLARQAIGHESYQERAEVKSLTASATNSATCSATSSATSSTAPLTAPPSTPLAAPYTPFAAPSSTPFTLPSVLPTTQLAPERKEHPLTQSTLSAERQTQQPPMQDSIMRNNKAPKEGFQDFNVSARNTPYGPETQSKKEFLNKAADFIEELSSLFKANSSKRIRPRTCKAHRSRHQNKSHSEGAVFALNTEDRERPILPQEMERPAPAFGCQPENQMDPAEFDHASPGELTMQDCRTTEDQYESGGTEVEETENPVLAENTYRAEPVCEPPCFIQKLKSREVAEGIKVQLDCIVRGLPMPEVRWFCEGKELENSPDIQIINNGELHSLIIAEAFEEDTGRYSCFASNFYGTDSTSAEIYIEGASSTDSDGEQRFEHAAQLKSKTAQLAPFVPVVANTAVSVDVEDHHSENYEEPQHEVSSKPSGLMTTSSLPLQTTTTVIPVLEIPPAIPDQEGFARADALEVTAPVQEVPTLSSVNTESTLAQDKPRPLAALATSILLPVLTTTTLPLTQVVSTALPIQVAPTQTTPPENQNSNEIHLQELDLRPIMAAPVFTKSLQDLSSLEGQLVVLEGRVKGVPSPKVSWYRDGIALEDSPDFRILQKKPRSMAESEEICTLVISEVFPEDSGTFTCTASNKYGTVSSIASLRVKGNGNNSNHVQASQLTEPSLSELLKPQSESSMSIKPHSSTIRLDPLNSSSLRLDPLSTSTLRLDPHRSSMLRQDPLSISLPSLDPLNLSSLHQDLPGSTMVRPDAQKTHEGASFYKPFTSPLTTESQSTSFKNGQEDSRPKAAIVGSPKGEGTVNHQNVNPTVVPLPDPPTSSCLKSGVLVNHKEPRSGSRVGLRVHFKLPEDEEDEDSDASNSQSNEDMDQASANKEPPPVLAKPKLDPVQLQLLHDQVLMEQQQEGEPSNQKEPQSQPQPQPQPQPTTQFQPQPQFQPQSPFQPKSQSEPSLYPPPIPTFMQTSNAPVFTTAPTSSLTSIPVTRLHTTIAPLVSTMPAPLQSITFAPHLNSATTPPKSTLPSPPLLKTAPLITSPPPAPQLTTTPAHYMNTTHTHPFSVAAVTQMNTIHASHLNLAPSSLPRTLPTTPQFSSPSTPHLSTAPAASLSSIPASFNKVPTSLQDTSPYPMLRSTHASLMNLAPTSQSFNYARPKEFIAAQSLSPVRSPSPTESPVPLLNELAAELLSSTAKSPTSTPFSPPPRVFPTRVLKSPTSPTSPLSFMSSPTLVPAAFLNSVFALRSQSPPQASSPTSSSSTPSPIQNPVAFLSSVLPSLHTSQPTNSMGLPRSAPAGPPQGILKRMPRTRLLSDDDIRDSRESLFQDIEKKLWFKDDATRFLQQKPTNEGKTASRPLGPNIPATVFNYDEEYKVSNFEHRLMSEIEFRLERTPVEESDDEVQHDEIPTGKCIAPIFDKKLKNFRAMEGVPVTFSCKVVGIPVPKVYWFKDGKQILSKNDHFKKIREGDGTCALHIATTINDDDGNYTVMAANPQGRISCSGHLIVQTGPVRNRLTPMIHSQRVRARVQEVEEGEQTQERFFRPHFLQAPGDMLAHEGKLCRLDCKVSGLPNPELMWLINGRPIYPDFCHRMLVRENGVHSLVMDPLTQNDAGTYTCIASNKAGQSSFCLELKVVEKEMKQPPQFVEKLQNTGIPEGTPVRLECRVVGLPPPVIFWKKDNDSIPCTKDRVNMHQDATGYVCLLIQPTRKEDAGWYTVSAKNEAGIVSCTARLDIYAQWHQQVPVLMKKSQRPGSRYAVLTGQGLDIRSAFPTTDNSPILFSSSPVEATLESEEL